A region of the Fusobacteria bacterium ZRK30 genome:
AAGGTGGAGCAGGAGATCAGGGAATAATGTTTGGAGGAGCTGTCAGAGAAACTCCGGAGCTTATGCCCCTGGCATTAGTTCTCTCTAGGGAGATTATTAAGAGATTGACTCAAATGACTAGGTCAAAGGAAATTATCTGGGCAAGACCTGATGCCAAATCCCAGGTAACCCTGGCCTACGATGAATGCGGGAATATTGATTGTGTTGATACAGTGGTAGTGTCTGTACAGCACCACCCGGAAGTGACACAGGAGGAGATCCATAAAACAATTATAGAGGAGGTAATCAACCCTGTTCTGAAAAAATATAAAATAGATCCGGCAGATGTTAAAAACTACCATATTAATCCTACAGGAAGATTTGTAATAGGGGGACCCCATGGAGATGTAGGACTTACAGGAAGAAAAATTATTGTGGATACCTACGGGGGATACTTCAGACATGGAGGAGGAGCATTCTCCGGAAAAGATCCTTCCAAAGTAGATAGATCAGCAGCATATGCAGCAAGGTGGGTTGCAAAAAACATCGTAGGAGCAGATCTTGCAGAAAAATGTGAGGTACAGCTGTCCTATGCAATCGGTGTAGCAGAGCCAATCTCTATAAAGATCGATTCTTTCGGGACAGGTAAAATCAGTGACATAGAGATGGCTGATATTGTAAAAGATACCTTCGATCTTACCCCTAAGGGAATAGAAAATGACCTTGAATTGAGAAGAGGTAAATTTAATTATCAGGATTTAGCTGCATTTGGTCATATTGGAAGAACAGACATAGATCTTCCCTGGGAAAGATTAAATAAAGTAGACCTGGTAAACTTTCAGCTGAAAAAATAATTTAAAAAGTGGGAGTGATGATAGATGATATCTACAGAAAAAATAATGGCTAATTTGATGTATACAAAAAAATTAATGGATCATTTTATGAATCCTAGAAATGTCGGGGTAATTGAAAACCCTGATGGATATGCAAAAGTTGGAAGCCCATCTTGCGGGGATATGATGGAGATCTTCTTAAAGATAGAAGATGAAATAATCAGAGATGCAAAATTTAGAACATTTGGATGTGCATCAGCTATCGCCTCCTCATCTGTGACAACAGAGATGATTCTAAATAAAACTATAGAAGAAGCATTACAATTGACAAATAAATCTATTGTACAAAATTTAGATGGGTTACCGGCATCAAAATTACATTGTTCCGTCTTGGCTGAAGAAGTTATAAATGCAGCAATAGAAGATTATACTTCTAAAAAACAAAAGACTTAATTGATTTAAATTCATTACAGTCTTAAAAAATCATAGAGCTGAAAAGGGACAGTAAACTTATAAAATATATAAAAAAGCCTCAGATAAATTCATATCTGAGGCAATTCATTATGATATTTTTAATTCTGCTGCACCTTTTTCAACTATTACTGCGTCTCTTCCTTCTCTTCTTATTTCATCCCAGACAGCAAATTCTCCTTCTATTCCAATCTTATTTGGGTTGAAGTCCCACTCATCTTCCCTGTTTTCCTTCATCCTTAATTTATAATCTTTCAGGCAGGCAATTGCCGGTTTATGCATAATTAAAATTCCTACTATGTTTATCCATGCCATTATTCCTATTCCGATATCTCCAAAGGTCCAAGCCATTCCTCCTGCTGCTACAGAACCTGAAAATGTAAATCCAAGATATATTAATTTTAGAATAAACCTGATTTTTTTCCCTTTTTCACTGCCCTTAGTTAGATAAACTAATGCTGTATCTCCATTCCAGAAAAATGCTAATAGTGTAGTAAAGGCGAAGAATACAATAGCTATGGCAACTATATATGCACCATACCCAATACCGATATCTAAAGCTGTAGATGTATTAGCTGCTCCTACTGTTCCCATACTCATACTAGAGGTTGCACCCTTTCCTGCATAAATTGCCTTACCGGTAACTCCATCAAAAACCTTATATGCTCCTGTAATGATGATCATCAAGGCTGTAGCTGTACATACAAATATCGAATCGATGTAGATAGAAAATGCCTGTATCAATCCCTGCTTGGCAGGATGCGATGTGTCTGCTGCTGCTGCTGAAGCTGGTCCCGTTCCCTGCCCTGCTTCATTTGAATAAATACCTCTTTTTACACCCCAAGATATTGCTGCACCAGCAATCCCTGCAAAAGCCTCTTCTTTTCCAAATGCAGATTTAACTATTAAAGTCAGTGATGGGATGATATCCCCAGCATTGAGTGCCAGCACTACCACTGCAATAATTATATATATTACCGCCATAAATGGAACCACTATCCCGGCAAACTTCGCTAACCTCTTAGCTCCACCAAAAACAATAACACTTAAAAATCCTACAATAATTAATCCTGTTACCCACTCTGGAACTCCTACTGCTGTGTTTAAACTTCCTGCAATTACATTTGATTGAGTCGAAGGCATACATATAAGCATAGCCAGCACTGTAGATAAGGCAAATAAATTTCCATACCAGGTCTTCCCGCCTAATAATCCTTTTTTAAAGTAATAAGCCGGTCCTCCTCTGTATCCACCTTCAAATTTTTCTTTATATAATTGTCCCAATGTAGATTCCACATATGATGAGGCAGCGCCTAATAATGAGATTACCCATAACCAAAATATAGACCCGGGTCCTCCCAATGCTATGGCTGTAGCTACTCCTGCAATGTTTCCAGTTCCTACCCTTCCAGAAACCGACATACACATGGCTTCAAATCCGCTTATTGAATCCTCTGATTTCTCTCCCTCTTTAACATCTTTTCCCAATAATAGCCTTATCATCTCCTTAATCATCACAAATTGAACACCGCTTGTTTTTAGTGTAAAGAATAGTCCTGCACCTAAACAAAGATATACAAGTACCGGCGACCAAATAATACCATTTAATCCATTAATTAAAACTTCCATTAAAACCTCCAAAGTAATTTCGAGCAATAAATCTAAACTTTATTTATTTACTAAATAAAAGTTTAGCATCACTTTTCACATATGTCAAAGCTAAAAACGAACACCTATTGCTGTTTTTGTTCGCTTTTTTTCTTTTAAACATTATAGAATGTGATTTTTTTATCATAATAAAACTAAATAAGTATAACAAAGGAAAGGAAAATTTAGAGTCCCAATATTATAACGTTTTAAAATAGTACAAATAAATAAATTAACTATCTCAGCTAAAATATTCTAATTTTAAATTGTAGATTTTTCATATTTATTCAAATCTATATTTTTTAGATTTCAGATAGATCTATCAACAGATATTTTAGTTTATTGGTTATTTCTTATAAAAACTTCTATAACTCACTAGTTATTAGACTTATCTCTATAAGGATATTTAATTTAACTTAGTATAGAAAACTTATAATAATTGAAAAATCCTCTTGAATACTGTATTTAAAAATGATACTAGAGTATCAAAAAGTATGCTTCTCACCCTCAATTTAGTGAAATAAATAACAAAATTTAAATAGTCCCCCTGTTATTATTTTCTAATACTATTCTAATGAAAATATAATTAAATACTAATTTTATGTGTTGATTTTTCAACTTTCATCCAGCTGATGCCAAAATTAATAAAGTCCCTGTCATCTTAATCACTCCAATTTATTTTTTATCTAAGATAATGAAATATACTCAATAAATTTTTTTTATCTTTTGTAAATTCCAAAACTCTTGGACAGATAAAAACCCCGGTAATGAGAGAAGGTGAAAAGTATATTTTAGATAAAAACAGTAGATTTTTTACAGATGATATATTTTATGGAATTGCCATAACAAAATGGCTTGCAGATAAATATGAGATAGAAGTTCCTATGGTTAATAAACTCCTAAATTGGAGCCAAAGTTATTTAAATTTAGATCTTTTAAAAAATGATGTGCTAAATACTGAATATGAGTACAATGGTGTAAAAGTTGGGATACCAACAAAATATAAAACATATCAAGAGATAGACCTAAAAAAATAATATCGAAATAGTATTCAAATATCAAAAAAAGATTTAATGAGTCCCCTTGCAGACTTATTAAACCTTTTTTATACTGATTTTTTACTAAACAAAAAAATTTAATCAACACCTAATCTAAAACTTTTTCTGAATCAAATACTTTATATTCAGGATAAATTTCTTCCAGACGCTTTCTGTATTTGGCCCCCCAAACTTTCACACTCTCTAGAACCGGAATAAATTCTTTCCCCATTTCTGTTAGAGAATATTTGACCCCTTTATACTCACATTACTCTGTTTTTTTATGTCTCTAATTTTACTGAAACTCTATTTTATAAAAAAATGAAAAAATTAAATATCCATATTGTGGTACACTCTAACTAATATTACAGGGTAATCATTTATCCTTTCCTCTTTGCCATTTCAGTTTATTTTTAAGTACTGTGGTGTTTGCCAAATCGTCATCATACCAAAAAAATAGTCAAAACAGTTGATTTAGTGGGACAAATATAGTATAATATTAAAGAATACAATATGAAGTAAATTAAATGATTACTTAATTGGCGAGGTTTATAATGTTTTATATAGTGTAGATGCAAACCAATTGAACAAAAAGAAAAATTTAACTTGAAAAATATTTATAGAACTGGGGTTTATTCAGGGTCTCTTTTGAGGCAATGTATTATGCTACTTATGTGGCATATTGTGAGTCTATTAGACGAAACTTAAACACTCTAACTCTATTACCTTTATGGTAGTAGAATTAGAGTGTTTTTTTGTTATTTAGGAGGAGTAAGATGGAGAAAAAAAAGAAGACAGTACAAAAATCAAAAACAAGGTTAAAAAAACCAAAGTTTGAAACCGATAAACTAAAGGGAAAAACAAAGTTATTACATTCTAGAAATATTAATAAGTGGGGGTTTGATTTTCACCCACAGGTATCTATTATTTCCGGATTGCTGGTTTTATTCTTTATAGGCTCTACTTTAAAAGACCCAATTATGGTAAATAAAGTTTTGAGTGGGGTTAAAGATAATATAACCAATAATTGGAATTGGTTTTTTATTATAAGCGCAAATATATTTTTGGTCTTCCCTATTTACCTTATGTTTAGTAAATTAGGAGAGGTTCGATTAGGAGGACCTAAGGCAAAACCAGAATATACTAATTTTGGATGGTATTCTATGCTTATAAGTGCCGGAATGGGTATCGGACTTATGTTCTGGAGTGTGGGAGAACCTCTTTATCATGCCACCGGTAAAATGCCAATAACCGATGGAAATTCAATTGGAGAAGCTTTAGGAGTAACTTTTTATCATTGGGGATTTCATCCATGGGGGATCTATGCTCTGGTAGCCCTATCCCTGGCATTCTTTGCATATAACAGAGGATTACCTCTTTCTTTGAGATCTGTTTTTTATCCAATATTTAAAGACAGGGTCTTCGGTTGGATAGGAGATATTATCGATATCACAGCTGTAATTTCATGTCTTTTTGGACTGGCCACTTCCCTTGGATTTGGTTCCCAGCAAATAAATGCAGGGTTAAATTTTTTATTTGGGGTTCCTCAATCACCGAAAATTCAAGTGTTGATTATAGTTATCATCACATTTATAGCAACTATATCTGTTGTTTCCGGGATAGGAAAGGGTGTTAGAATCCTTTCGGAATTGAATATGAAAGTTGCTACTGTTTTTCTTATTATGATTATAGTTTTAGGCCCGACCCTTTATATTGTAAGAGCTTTTAATAATGGACTGGGATTTTATCTGAACAACTTAATTTCAATAAGTTTCTTTACTGAAAACGGAAACAAGTGGCAGGGATCATGGACTATTTTCTATTGGGCATGGTGGATTTCATGGTCTCCATTTGTAGGAATGTTTATTGCTAGAATCTCAAAAGGAAGAACAGTCAGAGAATTTATATTAGCTATCCTTATAGTCCCAACATTATTAAGTTTTATCTGGATGTCTGCTTTTGGCGGAACAGCCTTATTTCAAAACAGTGTAGATGGCGGTGCTCTGCTGGATGCAGTTAATAATAATGTGGCTACTTCACTGTTTGCAATGATTCAAAATCTAGATATATCTTCATCTTTTAAAATGATTCTTTCAATAACGGGGACATTCTTAGTTATATCATTCTTCGTCACTTCATCGGATTCAGGATCTCTTGTGGTTGATAATCTAACTTCCGGAGGAAAGACAGACTCTCCAATTTCCCAGAGAATATTCTGGGCTGTGATGCAGGGAACCATAGCAGCAGCACTTTTAATAGCCGGAGGAAGCGAGGCCCTGAGTGCTCTTCAAACAGGTGTAATTATTTCAGGTCTGCCCTTTACAGTTATGCTCCTTGCTATGACTTATAGTTTACATATCGGTCTTCGGGATGACTTGAAAAAACTTAAACAATATAGAAGTGATAAGCTTCTAAATAAAATGTTTAACGAGAAAATATACGGTGAATTTCATAAAGATGAACCAGTAAAAGAAATTTAATGGAAAATTAAATGAAATGAAAAATCAAATAAAAAAGGCCAGGGAATAATTCCCTGGCTTTTAATTAATAGTTATCCAATATCTTTTACTTCTATCTATTATATTTTCAAGAATTCCTCCATTACCTTCTATAATTTTTTGTGAACCTTTATTGTCAATATCACATGTAATTAATACTCTATCCATACCTTCTTTCTTCAAAAGGTCTAAACACAATCCCAGCATTTTTTCACCATAACCTTTTCTCCTACAATCTTTTTTTATATAATACCCAATGTGTCCTCCTCTTTTGAGCAGAGATTCATTAATTTGTCTTCTAACAACAATCATTCCACACAAAATTTGATCTGCATAAAGCCAATAAGTTGTCTGGGGAACTCTTCCATCCTTTAAATTAATTCCTAAATCTTCATTATATTTGTCCACTAAATATTCTTGAAATTCTTCAAGAGTCATTGAATCTAGTAATCCCCATCCTTCTTCAACTGTTTCTTGGAGTAAATTAAAAATTTTAATTGGTTCTTCTAATTCTAATTTTTTTAAATATATATTCATTTTTCTTCCTCCTATTGATCCATTATTAGAGTATACTATATAACTAAAAAAGGACAAATAGATTTACTTTATCTACCTGCCCTCTTAAAAATTTTATATTTATTTTTTCTCACCTTTGTTTTTAGTATTTTTTTAAGACTAATTCTATACTTTGATTCTTAAAAAGTCAACCTTTTAGTTTATCCTTTCAAAATAACTTTTTTATAGAATTAACCTCCCTAAAAATTTAAAATAATAAAGAAAAAATTGTCAAATTAATACAATTGTAGTCTACACTAATTTGGAGGTTTATACAAAATATTCTATAGGACTATTTTTCTTTGCTCATAAAACCAATTGTAGGACAATGTTTATTGACCCTGTCTTTAACAACCAAAGTTGTTACAGGTGATTCTGAATATTTAGAAAATAGAATATCATGACCGATACAGAATCCCAAAGCAATGTTTAATTCTGTTTTTAAATTATTCATAATAGTTGCTTGTCCATATGGGTTACAACTAACTTCAAAAGCATCTTTATTTTTTTTTCTTAAATTTAAATCTTCATTATCTATACTAGCGTGTCCGCAAATAACTGAATGGCATTCTACACCCTTACCAGTAAGGTAATTATGTAATATTTCACCCTCTTTTTGAAGGCCTTTACAAAATCCTATACCTACAACTTTTATTCCCATAAAATCAATATAGGTAGAAACTTCTTCTATTCTTGAAATATTTTTAGGTATTTTAGAACTTGTATTTAATATTCTAGTATCTGAATCAGACCCTAAATAATGTTTTATATTTTCTGTTTTTGAATTTATTCCATAAAATTTATCACACTCTATACCTCTAAGACATATTTTATTTTGACATAATGCACATTCCATATCTATTCCTCCTAAGTTTTATATATAATAATTATATCTAATTTAAGTATTTTTTTTAAATACTACTTTCTAATCGCAATTATAGGTTTTTACTTATGTCAATATGGCAGCGAACCTAGTCCTAACTACTTTTATTACAGATCTAAAATTATCAGATAACCGTTAGATTCTAAATTAAACTCTTTTCAACTTAAATAAAGGATTAATCTGAAATTAGCAGTATATGCTCTATGTAAATTTATAAAATAAAAAAAGGAGGGAAAAATGGCTTATAGAATCAATGAAGGTGAATGTATTGCCTGCGGTGCTTGTGAACCAGTATGCCCAGTAGAGTGTATCTCCGAGGTAGCAGATGGTAAAAGAAAAATTGATGAGGATGCATGTATAGATTGTGGTGCCTGTGCAGGAGTATGTCCTGTGGAATGTATAGCTTCGGTAGAATAATTTTTATATCATAATATATTTAGGAGGAGATGTTATATGTCAATGTTTTGTTATCAGTGCCAGGAAACAGCCATGAATAAAGGATGTACTGTTAGAGGAGTCTGTGGAAAAACTCCGGAAACTGCTAAATTACAAGATTTACTTATCTATACGGCTAAGGGAGTTTCAGCATACTGCAATGTATTAGAAGGTAAAACTAAAGTGTCGGGAGATAAATATAAATGGGTTGTAAACTCTTTATTCATGACTATCACTAACTCAAATTTTAATGATGAAGCTATTATGGCTGAGATAAGAAAAGGTCATGCTTATAAAAAAGAATTAGAAGCAAAAGTTGGTGAATTAGGAGTAACTATTCCTGATAAATATCTTCAATTTTTACAATGTACTTATCATATTACTTCTGAAGACGATAGTGTAGAATTTGGCGAGAAGGGCATTTCTACACCAAATGAGAATAATCCACTCTTAGACAGTGCCTGTAGTATTTCTTCTAAAGAAAGTATGATTGAATTTGGAGAAAAAGTAGGAGTACTTAGAACTGAAAATGAAGATGTTAGATCTTTAAGAGAACTTATTACTTATGGTCTAAAAGGTATGAGTGCTTATGTTGAACATGCGATGAACCTTGGTTCAGAAAATTGCGATATATATAGTTTTATGACTAGAGCGTTGGCTGAATTAGATAATGATGCTCTATCTGTAGATGAGTTAGTAGCTCTTACTTTAGAAACAGGAAAATATGGTGTAGAAGCTATGGCACTTCTTGATGGTGCAAATACTAGTACATATGGGAATCCTGAGGCAACTCAGGTAAACATTGGTGTAAAAAATAATCCAGGTATATTAATATCAGGACACGATTTAAAAGATTTAGAGCAGCTATTAGAACAAACAAAGGGAACAGGAGTAGATGTATATACTCATTCTGAAATGTTACCTGCTAACTCTTATCCTGCATTTAAAAAATATGATAATTTAGCTGGAAACTATGGTGGTTCCTGGTGGCATCAAACTAAAGAATTTATTTCATTTAATGGTCCAGTTTTATTTACAAGTAACTGTATAGTACCTCCTAGAGGGCAAGCTTCAGAATACATTGATAGAATCTATACTACCAATTCAGCTGGATTAACAGGTGCTAAACATATCCTCAAAGATAAAGATGGTAAAAAAGATTTTTCTGCAATTATAGAACATGCTAAAAAATGTGCTCCTCCTATAGAAATAGAAACTGGTACTGTTACTGGCGGTTTTGCTCATAACCAAATACTAGCTGTTGCTGATAAAGTAGTTGAAGCAGTTAAATCTGGTGCAATCAAAAAGTTCTTCGTTATGGGTGGTTGTGACGCCAGGATGCAGGATAGAAAATATTATACTGAATTTGCTGAAAAATTACCAAAGGATACTGTAATTCTAACTGCCGGGTGTGCAAAATACAGATATAATAAATTAGATTTAGGAGATATTGGTGGGATACCAAGAGTCTTAGACGCTGGTCAATGTAATGACTCTTATTCTTTAGCAGTTGTAGCTATGAAATTACAAGAAGTTTTCGGATTGGATGATATAAATGATCTTCCTATTGTGTTTAATATTGGATGGTATGAGCAAAAAGCAGTTCTTGTACTATTAGCATTATTACATCTAGGCATCAAAAATATTCATGTAGGACCAACTCTTCCTGCATTTTTATCACCAAACGTTACTAATGTATTAGTTGAAAATTTTGGCATTGGAACTATCAGTGATGTAGATAGTGATCTAGCTAAATTCTTATAAAAAAGGAGGAATAATATGGACAAGTGGATGTGTA
Encoded here:
- the metK gene encoding methionine adenosyltransferase — protein: MEKKILFTSEYVSPGHPDKISDQISDAVLDVCLKGDPNSRVACEVFCTTGQVVVGGEITTSSYVDVQKIVREKIDEIGYEEGMGFDSNCGVINLICSQSPDIAMGVDKGGAGDQGIMFGGAVRETPELMPLALVLSREIIKRLTQMTRSKEIIWARPDAKSQVTLAYDECGNIDCVDTVVVSVQHHPEVTQEEIHKTIIEEVINPVLKKYKIDPADVKNYHINPTGRFVIGGPHGDVGLTGRKIIVDTYGGYFRHGGGAFSGKDPSKVDRSAAYAARWVAKNIVGADLAEKCEVQLSYAIGVAEPISIKIDSFGTGKISDIEMADIVKDTFDLTPKGIENDLELRRGKFNYQDLAAFGHIGRTDIDLPWERLNKVDLVNFQLKK
- the nifU gene encoding Fe-S cluster assembly scaffold protein NifU — protein: MMYTKKLMDHFMNPRNVGVIENPDGYAKVGSPSCGDMMEIFLKIEDEIIRDAKFRTFGCASAIASSSVTTEMILNKTIEEALQLTNKSIVQNLDGLPASKLHCSVLAEEVINAAIEDYTSKKQKT
- a CDS encoding alanine:cation symporter family protein produces the protein MEVLINGLNGIIWSPVLVYLCLGAGLFFTLKTSGVQFVMIKEMIRLLLGKDVKEGEKSEDSISGFEAMCMSVSGRVGTGNIAGVATAIALGGPGSIFWLWVISLLGAASSYVESTLGQLYKEKFEGGYRGGPAYYFKKGLLGGKTWYGNLFALSTVLAMLICMPSTQSNVIAGSLNTAVGVPEWVTGLIIVGFLSVIVFGGAKRLAKFAGIVVPFMAVIYIIIAVVVLALNAGDIIPSLTLIVKSAFGKEEAFAGIAGAAISWGVKRGIYSNEAGQGTGPASAAAADTSHPAKQGLIQAFSIYIDSIFVCTATALMIIITGAYKVFDGVTGKAIYAGKGATSSMSMGTVGAANTSTALDIGIGYGAYIVAIAIVFFAFTTLLAFFWNGDTALVYLTKGSEKGKKIRFILKLIYLGFTFSGSVAAGGMAWTFGDIGIGIMAWINIVGILIMHKPAIACLKDYKLRMKENREDEWDFNPNKIGIEGEFAVWDEIRREGRDAVIVEKGAAELKIS
- a CDS encoding NAD/NADP octopine/nopaline dehydrogenase family protein; this encodes MLNKFFLSFVNSKTLGQIKTPVMREGEKYILDKNSRFFTDDIFYGIAITKWLADKYEIEVPMVNKLLNWSQSYLNLDLLKNDVLNTEYEYNGVKVGIPTKYKTYQEIDLKK
- a CDS encoding BCCT family transporter; translation: MEKKKKTVQKSKTRLKKPKFETDKLKGKTKLLHSRNINKWGFDFHPQVSIISGLLVLFFIGSTLKDPIMVNKVLSGVKDNITNNWNWFFIISANIFLVFPIYLMFSKLGEVRLGGPKAKPEYTNFGWYSMLISAGMGIGLMFWSVGEPLYHATGKMPITDGNSIGEALGVTFYHWGFHPWGIYALVALSLAFFAYNRGLPLSLRSVFYPIFKDRVFGWIGDIIDITAVISCLFGLATSLGFGSQQINAGLNFLFGVPQSPKIQVLIIVIITFIATISVVSGIGKGVRILSELNMKVATVFLIMIIVLGPTLYIVRAFNNGLGFYLNNLISISFFTENGNKWQGSWTIFYWAWWISWSPFVGMFIARISKGRTVREFILAILIVPTLLSFIWMSAFGGTALFQNSVDGGALLDAVNNNVATSLFAMIQNLDISSSFKMILSITGTFLVISFFVTSSDSGSLVVDNLTSGGKTDSPISQRIFWAVMQGTIAAALLIAGGSEALSALQTGVIISGLPFTVMLLAMTYSLHIGLRDDLKKLKQYRSDKLLNKMFNEKIYGEFHKDEPVKEI
- a CDS encoding GNAT family N-acetyltransferase, which translates into the protein MNIYLKKLELEEPIKIFNLLQETVEEGWGLLDSMTLEEFQEYLVDKYNEDLGINLKDGRVPQTTYWLYADQILCGMIVVRRQINESLLKRGGHIGYYIKKDCRRKGYGEKMLGLCLDLLKKEGMDRVLITCDIDNKGSQKIIEGNGGILENIIDRSKRYWITIN
- a CDS encoding DUF1847 domain-containing protein translates to MECALCQNKICLRGIECDKFYGINSKTENIKHYLGSDSDTRILNTSSKIPKNISRIEEVSTYIDFMGIKVVGIGFCKGLQKEGEILHNYLTGKGVECHSVICGHASIDNEDLNLRKKNKDAFEVSCNPYGQATIMNNLKTELNIALGFCIGHDILFSKYSESPVTTLVVKDRVNKHCPTIGFMSKEK
- a CDS encoding 4Fe-4S binding protein, with amino-acid sequence MAYRINEGECIACGACEPVCPVECISEVADGKRKIDEDACIDCGACAGVCPVECIASVE
- the hcp gene encoding hydroxylamine reductase; translated protein: MSMFCYQCQETAMNKGCTVRGVCGKTPETAKLQDLLIYTAKGVSAYCNVLEGKTKVSGDKYKWVVNSLFMTITNSNFNDEAIMAEIRKGHAYKKELEAKVGELGVTIPDKYLQFLQCTYHITSEDDSVEFGEKGISTPNENNPLLDSACSISSKESMIEFGEKVGVLRTENEDVRSLRELITYGLKGMSAYVEHAMNLGSENCDIYSFMTRALAELDNDALSVDELVALTLETGKYGVEAMALLDGANTSTYGNPEATQVNIGVKNNPGILISGHDLKDLEQLLEQTKGTGVDVYTHSEMLPANSYPAFKKYDNLAGNYGGSWWHQTKEFISFNGPVLFTSNCIVPPRGQASEYIDRIYTTNSAGLTGAKHILKDKDGKKDFSAIIEHAKKCAPPIEIETGTVTGGFAHNQILAVADKVVEAVKSGAIKKFFVMGGCDARMQDRKYYTEFAEKLPKDTVILTAGCAKYRYNKLDLGDIGGIPRVLDAGQCNDSYSLAVVAMKLQEVFGLDDINDLPIVFNIGWYEQKAVLVLLALLHLGIKNIHVGPTLPAFLSPNVTNVLVENFGIGTISDVDSDLAKFL